In Spodoptera frugiperda isolate SF20-4 chromosome 3, AGI-APGP_CSIRO_Sfru_2.0, whole genome shotgun sequence, the genomic window TGTTTCGCCGTTTGGCCCAATTCTCCTGCCCCcatgcctttttttttttttttttttgaggggggaaaatcatccaatgacttctcccgcctaagggaggcgagagggagtgtcagactcttgactGACTGaaaaaaccccgttccttctcctagcTTTGAGCCAGCCCCGGAAACCTTTTACGTTGCTGCAGCTGtttcgggcatcagccctactgggccccatttgtccTGGTCCCATGGCTCTTTGACAAAAGAATCGACGCGCCATTTGTACGCATTTCTCCGTTCTTCGGTGCGGCGAGCTACCCATGAGCCGTCCGCATTGACCCTTACTTACGGTGGCCGGTGATCGACACGCGATCCCCCGCCCGGAGTGTCTACTGCGGCGGCTAGGACCCGTaaaggaggatcgttccctcaatTATCCGCCTCCAATTGTAGCTAGCattgactgcttcgcaaaaggaggagacaAATATTAGTattcgctccgcaccatggcctgaaccaaagccggacgcgaaaTAGTCACCGTCGCCGATTCCCTAAGGACAGGTAAATTTCAGCCCATTGcaggcacaccgctactgtatgctcctacgtgtcctccgggtggtcctccaatgccgacacccgggcgtttcctcccgccgaatccgaaacaacCTACCGAAATTCCGTGTATAAGCACCTGCTAGACGGTAGATAATAGCGCCGTACGCCTtttagccactcctcaaagaggggtattaccgctgctataacagcgagcccagcccttttgcgaagtcgttgcttccattccgccatgagatcccgccggagctcatcccgccacgcactaatctggcgcggcagtggactttcgccccggcgatgcgcctccgcacgtaggcCTGCCCCCATGCCTAGTCCCCAAATCCTCAAAGATGCATTTGTAACTCCCCCGGTCACCCCTGGTGTTGCGGGAGGCGGCACTGATTGTTTATCGTCAGGTGATAGGTACatatccgtctgatcgtttgccGACCTAACCCATAAAATAATCCAATTATCCGTTATCAATTGTTAGCATTAACAATTCAATATCCGAAGCAAATATTAGTATTGGTGCGTTATTGCCTCAATATATTGATTGGGTCCAAAAATAGCGTCTGTTTGCGGAGGGAGGTAAATTTATTAAAGTGTCACCCACAATACTAATAAAGGTGGTCTACGGCAACATAGAACCGATTAATCTGTGCCAACGGGTGCCAatccataattattatagcaTCCTATTGctacccgtgcgtacggcgcgtctcgttccgcgcgcgccttaaagagacaaaccaccacagatggggcccagtagtgcTGATGCTAGCACCCGCTACCGGGGtgccagctcgaaaagcaggagtaggaacggggtggtttttagtcacgagtctctcactcaaggcgggagaagttattggatgcttatcccccctcaaaaaaagttccTATTGctattaataattgtatttacgtACTTATTTATAGCCCAATTAATGAACCTGAACCGTAATAAGCTAAGTAAATTTTCCTGTCTGCAAACAACACTAGGTATTCTTAGAATGCAGTTTATTTTGTATGCTGTTTGTAAGTCTAAAAGTGCAATAGCCGCCAAGTATTTTCCTTAAcgaatacttataaataactaggTATAGCCTTGACATCTACTATAAGCAAATTTGATTTATAAACTGggttaaattattcaattttgacaaagaataataaatattacggtgggagagccatgcttcggcacgaatgtatACCACGATCTcacgtgtttcgttgtgtgagggaggttactggaggcccaattttcTCAATCCTCAATTctccaccaaaaggccggcaccgcagtaacgcctccggtgtttcgggtgtgcttgggcggcggcgattgcttacctgcgtaaacgagcagacggaacataaaaacatgtttataaatttataatcgCTAAGAATAACGTCTAGTTATTACCTATACCATtctgtttattgttttagaGTCCATTGTAAAAAAGTCAGCCATTTGCCAtaagtcatttaaaaaataattaaattctgcAATTTAATCAAACTTCTATTTTACTATAAATCTTTCTTCTTCTAGCCTGAGCGTTAAGAATAATGAGATAACGTTATGTAAGCGGTATATAAACATCTTATGTATATCTTATCTTATTTTAATGTGACCTCTGATAAAAGGGGACTTAACCGATAGTGGTATATTTTGGTATACAAAGTTGAAATTGGACTGAATTGTCCACCTTATTCCTAGGTAACTCTTCTTGcatgtttatcaaatatttttaatatctagacaaaaataactattataatgGAGCAATCTCTTGATAATATATGGTATCATTAATTATCATATTCTAAACTTTGGTTGCTAACGTTTAAAATACCAGTTTTCTATAAGATACAAGTTTTATAATTGTATATTGCAATATTATTCATGTAAAGATCTCATactctactaatttcaagttAAACCGGGACTTATATTAATGAGCATTGCGATTATTTGAGATCATGGAATATTcggcaatttatttaaattaatttagaacatCAGAATGAAGTTATACTATTTATACAGAAACTAGTCTTGTTAAATGTCACTGTGGTTAGATAGCAATCTTGGTATCTAAAGCTACAATCGTATCTTAAGTAggtaattttctatttaagcCGACATAGTCGTCGCTACTCTCGTCGAGTAGCCGGTGCCCGTTCATTCAACTCTTAAGTTGTACGACTTGTATGCAGTTTTACATTAGTATCTACACATACCTGACATACTTATGAAGCTACGTTATAAATAGCACCAGTTTTGCTAGAACTCAGCATGGTTGAGATTTAAAACTGATGAGGCATTCTGGAATGTTTCGTGTCATAAAGTTTTTGCTTTTTATCCgcaactagcgacccgccccagcttcgcatgggtgcaatggtgatatttatcattttgcatgtattatacatataaaccttcgtcttgaatcactctatctaataaaaaaaccgcatcaaaatccgttgcgtagttttaaagatttaagcatacaaagggacatagggacagagaaagcgaatttgttttatactatgtagtgatgtggTGATGTTTGCTACGCTGCAGCAGAAttgttttgatttctttttattagagATTATTTTAATCTGAACCGAGAACGTAAGCCAAGATCTCAAACACGATATCCACATTAAAATGTACTGAAGCGTTTCACCCACTTTATTATCTCCCATTTTGAGCAGTCATGCGTGCATTTTATACTGTGATTAACCAGTTTCTTCCATAGCTCTATAAAATCACATgccattcataatattatggttCGAACTTCATAAACAAATCATCAACTAGCGCCCACCGCTTTATGGAGTATATCCCGCCCACGCACATGAAGCGTTTCGCTTcaattcgttttattatttaaattaagcgGAGTTGAATTATTTGCTGGTGTCTGTGTTTCATAAAGTGTTCTGGGTATCTTCAAGGTCATAGTGAATATGTTGCTTATGAACAGACCTACTCCGTAGTAGGCTGTATCATCGCTTACTTTTAAGATAGTGGCCATACAAGGATCCATTGTGAATATTGTgcgggagagccacgcttcggcacgaatgggccgactcgaccggagtgacgtcacggcctcacagaaaactgacgtgaaacaacgtttgcgttgtatttggttgtgtgaatgaggttattGGACGCCCAATTACACCCTTGCTAATCTTCCGAATCTCCGATACTcagacaacccttaaattcctaacccccaaaagactggcaacgcaacGCAACTGagcggcggcgaatgcttagGTACCATCATGGGATCCGCAgagtcgtttaccggcttattccataaaaaaaaaacaaccaagtAATATAAAACCTTCTTTAACAGAGTCTGGAGACCCTGGACAATGGCAAGCCATACACAGCAGCTTACTACGGCGACGTGCAGATGGTGATTAACAATCTGCGGTACTACGCGGGCTGGGCAGACAAGAGCCACGGGCTGGTGCTACCCATGGATGGAAACTACTTCGCTTACACACGTCATGAGCCTGTCGGTATGTGTTCAAATCTTCCTATATTAGTATAGGTAGGATATAATTACCTACAGTACTTCAATCTGTGATTTTTtaggattttcgactttatatcgaaacagtaaagttgaaaatctaaagAAAAATACGCTGTTTCACCCACTGCTCGACTTCTATTgatcatagtgtgatgttttattaactttaaagcTTTTTTGAACTGGtctatccaacacaaataatgatttaaatcaaaccagtagttccggagattagcccgtccaaacaaattcttcataaataaatattacatgttATGTACCTAGATTGTACATTATAAGTGCGAAAATAACTGCACTTGTCTGTTTTCTCCGTTCAAAACACTGAATCgatttgatgtttatttttagtttaggaTTTAGTAGCAGCGTACGTAGATAACTAGTTACTTCGTGCCGGCTCAGAATAAATGCAGTTTTCATAAACAACGTGTAGATATATATTATAGCCTATCTAGATATCAGATTTAGGAACATTAGGTAACTTGTTTTTCTAGTATACcaactacgtgcagtcggtagAAGTCTgaattttaactatttttttaaaacttagtCTACCCGgtagattaagttttaaaaaattagTTAAAATTCTGATTTTTTTGATTCTTAATAACTGCAAAGTATTTTCTGTACATTGTAAAGAACAGACAATATTTTCTCTGTTTCAAAAAACCGGTCTAATAGTCCAATTCCGATAATAACATGAATACtcgtaatattgttattttcagcCAGCCTCGACCGTGACCTTGATAAATATCTTCACTACAATGATAACAAGCGCGTATTATGTCATTTATGGAATAATACAACGTGACCATGCGGATGTGTAGcagcttttatttattatttatttcgcaAACATgacaactatttttttaaactctgCACATATTAGAATTTTCGCCTGTTACAAATAAgtccacatacacatcacactcagacccgaaacgacaatttgtggatcacacaaagagttgttttgTGCGGAAAACCGAGACACCGAAGTATTGTAGACACATTAGgtaccaataacataataatatagtgaTGGTCTGATGACCATCAGACCATCAGACGTTAGCAAAAAATTACCCAAAAAAACTGGATAAAATgaagtttttattatacttattacaattttatgtcatcaatttagattttcaaaataaaattacgaaatCTGTCTATAGATAGGTACCTTCTTATGATAAATACGTAAATGATTTGTTTGAACATTGATCAAATAAGCAAACAATGAATTTGATAAGAAActattataagtaggtaggtacgtagtGTGCTGTGTGAACCGTCCATTGCAAGATTGCCGTATCATTTCAGATAATTCAATTTGTAGATCGCTGTTGATGTGTTGTGTGATTTACTTTAAACATTATTGTCATCTCATCACGTTGATATCATTGATatctttgaaaatgttttgatgtatcattctattcacacgatcatgtgtattatctattatataaaaataagtcgggttttccttcctgacgctataactccagatcgcacgaaccgatttccacggttttgcattcgatggaaaggtaacgggttccgtgatgtttatagcaaagaaaattaaaaaaaaaaaaacaataaaagagcaggtggcgaaacggagttcgctgggtttgctagttcaCTAATAAAAAAGGGTGGTGTGTATTCAATAGTAGGTATTTATTCATTGAAGTCATCATAGTATTTATCTACATATAGGTATCCAGTTTTTGcctgttatattatgttttttttttctttaattggtgcatttaaatttatctaacatacaagttcacatgcacataatacccagacccgaaacaacaatttgtgaatcacacaaagagttgatccgtgcgaAATCGAACCCGCGGATGCCAGTTGCCCAGCATCCGCGCCAACCGTATAGTCATCCGTATTGTTTGTCAAGTTGTTTCTACATCCATATTGTTTATCTAGTTGTTTTGTCATTCATATTGTTTGTCTAGTCATCTAGTGTTTGCAAAAACAGCTGCAAAGCTTAAAATCTTGAGTTCAACACAAGCAAAGCAACTTAGATCACACCTAGATATATGCCTGGTATAATTAACAATAAGCTTTCTTTTATCACCAGGCCCAGGCATTGGGATTGAATTTCaccatcataataatataattatactaatcACTTTATTTAGTAAGCATCAGATAAAAAACTGGCGTGCTACTGTAGGTATATGTGgaaaaatagataataaataaacttattataggGTGTCAAGTACATGCTAATTCTAGCAATTTATTACTATATACCTTTTACCTACTGCGCAATTCTACGTTTATTCATGTTGGTTCAGCCGTATCTGttgaagtaggtacatattcCGCTCTACATAGCTACGTTCTGCTGAATGGATTATTGAACATCATAGTACACCACACAAATCTGTAAATTAAGCATTGTAAAAAGAATATAAGTTTGGTATTCAGCTAATGTTCATATTTAATGCTTATCGGTCTATGTGGAGGACTAATGGGGAGGCcttagttcagcagtggacgtctctcggctgatgacgatgatgatgattcagCTAATGAAGGAGCATCTAGCACTGTATTCTATATTAACGTTTTaccaaataagtaaataagtaaggtTTAACATACATCGGTTTTCATCAAAGCGCGCACTCGATACATCTCcaaaattagataaaaaagGAGAAACTGTcgaaacatacaaaatattgttttcttcataacatataaatatagGTTTAGAAACCAAATTTAGTGGGGGACCAATGAACATCGTTTTTCCAGTGGGTTGCAGGACGCGATGCTCATTTTCAACGGGTCAACCTCGATAAGGAGAGACCTccacaacaataaataatatagttaacataataatttgttcCCAGGTGTATGCGGTCAGATTATCCCATGGAACTTCCCGCTGTTGATGGCGTCGTGGAAGCTGGGCCCCGCGCTGGCGGCCGGCTGCACCGTCGTCATGAAGCCCGCCGAGCAAACCCCGCTCACTGCGCTCTACCTCGCACAACTCGTCAAGGTGAGGAATTCTAATTATTTAGAACATTATAAGGACCGAAATAATTTCCTATGAGCTACGTGGAGTCGTTGAATTCTATCTTACGTCATCATCCTATCCCGGTTTGTCACTTTCGGAATCCGTGGTCCGCTTTACTGCTTTTCTCTTCACTTCGCGCGATGTTTCGCATCCTTTATAGTGAGACCGTCTCTACGCATGTCGTAGGCCAGGTCATCCAGTTAGTACTTTTCTTCCCATCTCTAAACATCATCacgtctttatttatttttttgagttaTCCTTAACAGTATCTTTCGTGACATTAACAATATTATCTGTTACTAAAATGCTATTATATCATGTCTACAGGAGGCAGGTTTCCCCGAAGGTGTGGTGAACATGTTGCCAGGATACGGAGACGCAGGAGCAGCTCTCGTCGACCACCCTGATATCGATAAAATCGCCTTCACtggtaattattatattaggcATTAAATTACTGTGATTGGTAGGATGGTTACAAGCGCCTTGGTGAGATAAGGTGTGATTCCTGGGTCGGCCAAAAATTTTCAAGAGTTCCGTAATCCTCGCATTAAATGGAAGTTACAACAACTGGCGATAAGTGGATTTTAGAGTGAAATAGGTTTTAGCTTACAAATATCTAAAGATGATACAGCATATAATGTTGTTTATCCGTTTATCATTGTttagcataattattatgtacgttatatacacaaacacataatgTATCACACACATAAAGATAGCATTTTCGATTATATACTAAAAGTAGTATGTTCACTTGAGCGTGTCATATATACGTTTTTGTactatgggaccgctagatggaaaatagagagggctGTGATTTGTAACATCCTGCCCTCGTGTCACGCCttatgttaaaggaaaatacagttatgacatctctatGTATTGATTTATCTTTTCTCTCCAGGTTCGACAGAAGTAGGCAAGTTGATCCAGCGTAACTCTGCGGGTACGGTGAAGCGCATCACGCTGGAGCTGGGCGGGAAGTCTCCCAACATCATATTCGCCGACACGGACCTGGAGCGCGCCGTGGAGGTGGCGCACTTCGCGCTGTTCTTCAACATGGGCCAGTGCTGCTGTGCTGGTATGTagatctttttataataatcttgaTAATTTAGTTACCGTAgtcaaatgaaattatattagtCAACTACAAATGCTTCGGACTTATTTTTTTGTACCACTGTtggtaaacaataaatattatttttctgacTAATATGGTGTATTATAAGTTGTAATACATAGTTATGTATAGAAATAGTTCAACTATTTTCTATCAGTTGTTCAACGAAGTTATTGAACTACTTTCGAGTTAGGCCAGGGTCCATAATCATGATCAGCTTGTGCGACGTGTATCAGCTGAATACAAGACCTTACTTGATCATTATTAtcatactacataataatatttctgtttaGGATCCCGTACATTCGTGGAGGACAAGATCTACGACAAGTTCGTGGAGATGGCAGCGGAGCGTGCCAAGAAACGTGTTGTAGGAGACCCCTTCAAACCTGAGACCGAACAGGGACCTCAGGTAGGGAGCAATTAATAACCTATCTTTAACAAACGTTACACCTGTCTCTCGTTTACGTAAGCAAACGTAATGAAACGGAACTGataattcatcatcatatcagccacaagacatccactgctgaacataggcctcctccaatgactttcagataggccggttggaagcgacctacGTCCAGCGGCTCCTTGCgaccttaattaattattaactgctaattggataatttatttattccctAATTGCATTTGTTTTACTCGACGATTGAattcattacatattttttgttactaaaatataGTAAATCAGTAAGTTACCCTACACAATCCTGAGCTTACTGATAGCTTATCATGCTTTTAATCTAATCCTGCACTTGAGTACTTAAGTGGCACCTATGTGTTTATCTGTGCATTCAGCTTAGCACCAATGCTAATTAAATTTTCTCATACATTTacggttttaataaaattacaaatgtcAGCATAGGTATATATTTGACACTTTTAGTTTTATGCGACCATATTAAccaattttgaactttacttttaatttaatatagttCAAATTATGTAtcaacaatgtatttattttcccaGATCGATGCAGAGCAACAGAATCGTATCCTAAGCCTAATAGAGAGCGGCAAGAAGCAGGGCGCCAAGCTAGTCGCGGGCGGAGGCCGGGGCTCCGACACTGGGTACTTCGTGCAACCCACTGTGTTCAGTGATGTCAAGGACCATATGGACATTGCTACCACTGAGGTATGGGAACATAgaccttttaatttattgtttaaaaaagaagaGCTGTAAAAGATTTCATTGTTCAAAAAGTCTGGTACTCAGATCTAGATGTATTTTACTTTCGGACCACGATATTATAATGTAGGTGAATAGGTGTCCATTTTCGAAAGATCAATatagtcaaaataattttgtaggcGGTTATTTGCTCATCTTTATACGGTATACCTACACAAAGCTTAAACAGCCAAGATAAAACGTAGATTATTCtaattgtcaataataataatgagcTTTATAAACATTGTGTAGATCTTCGGGCCAGTGCAGCAGATCCTGAAGTTCTCCCAGCTGGACGAGGTGGTGGAGCGCGCCAACAACTCGGAGTACGGGCTGGCCGCCGCCGTCTTCACGCAGGACATCGACAAGGCCAACTATGTTGTACAGGTATGTTGCttacatataataatactagctgacccggcaaacttcttttttctcactttttaaaccttccctggacttccacaaaatTTAaggccaaatcggtccagccgttcttgagttttagcgagactaacgaacagcaattgatttttatatattagatcatattgtgtatatttttggtCTATCATCGATCGATTGTGGTTTCTTCGATAAACCATTCATAATGTTTAAACTACTTATCTGGAGTAAATTGTTATCAGACtagttattgttgtttttattaagatggtgtatttcgacATGCTTTTCATCTATGTAGATTGTTCTTTGGTTTAGAGTTGTAGACCCACAAACAAGCTATGTAAATGCAAGAGCTATGTACCTCAGTTTCTTATAACAATCCCAAAACTTTCCTTATCAAATGAGGTACAGTATGGATAaaagaaaatcattaaattaggTGTTATCTATTTGcatagtactttttttttaatcattctCATCGCATAAATCCTCTTATAtgaaaacttattaaataatcCCTGCTCATTATTTACTTGTTCATAAAATTACAGAGGCTCCGTGCTGGCACAGTATGGGTGAACGACTACAACGTGCTGAGCAACCAGGTTCCATTCGGCGGGTACAAGCAATCCGGCATCGGACGCGAGAACGGACCCTACGGCATCAACAACTACACGGAAGTCAAGGCTGTCATCACTAAACTCAAAGAGAAGACCACGTAAATGTATCTAACATTTGTGTTTTGAAAAAATAAGCCATTAGAACTGattactgattttatttttaggtctTTTACTACAAAAGTGCCATGTTTGAACAGCATATCCGCGTCCAAAACGGCAATTTTATAagtaaagatgtttttttttttttaaatttcacaaTAGTGTTGAAATTTTTTACAATGATGGCTGGCCTCCACATATtacctttctttttttaaaatatgggCCAGATTAATACTCTTTTGAATGCCATTTTGAGAAGTTAAACTATTTTGCATTTAATTGCTGTaagtaaagtttttttattgtttattttggcTTTCTGTTATGAATGTGTTTAAAAGTGTATTAAATAGTCtgcattttattgtattttatgttctAAGGTGCGCGTTAATAATTTAACGTTCGAGGCACAATTAGattgatgaataaataatattatctctGTATCTATTTCAATCATAAAAATACATCCAGTAGAAAGGAACCAATCAACACAAACAATGTCTTCCAGTTTACGTGAaacgtaatataattataagcactatgtattttttgttatcattttataGTGCCATGTACTGttgctttatttctatttttacttatatttttgtaaaataaaaccgcAATGTTTAAgtacaaagttttatttttaacagttaCATCTAAAATCAATCACACATTTGAGTAACAATAGCTTTTAAAATGGAAACTTTAGAAACCACAACACTCTTTATAAACCAACTTACATTTTAGAAAATCAAAGGATCATAGAAATGTACCATTCGAGGCAACTAATTAACCTTTGGTgtatttaatacaattaaaaatatagaaacgaAGATTAAAATAACctgatatattattaaaagtgctaatatttatgtataacgaGGCAAAACCTTCATAAGGTGCAACTATTCTATAAATCACAACAGTGGAATGTATCGGTGCCACTTACACTAAATCACATAGCCTTGCACTATAATCACTAAAAcgatatacaaaaaaaaaacacgggaACAAATCTAAAACAAGAAAACCTACGAAAATATCTTTGGGTTTTCTAAATGCGAGTACAAATTGGACGGATGAGTAACATAATTGTGATAATAATATCAGCGATTTAATCACGATTTACCAATAAAAGAGCAATACAAAAACGAACCACTTTGTACTTGTCAAACTGGACATTTCGAATAGCGTTGCGGAAGATTGATCAACAACAACATTTGGGGAGCCTCCGACTCATCATGCAGTATTGTAAATTTGTACTTATGGCTTCAACATTAGTGTTTACAACTAAACAAACCTTAATTCTGGATCAACAGAATTATTCAGTCCTTGTCCTCGTTCAGCGCGGCGAGGTTCTCCTCCGATATCTTCGCCAGGCAGCCGCAGGCGAGCGAACTCTTGTTACTGTTCGCGATGTCTTCCTCTATCTTCTTCTCCAGGAACTCGAAGTCGTCGCCTTCCAGTTGGCACTTGATACACTCGTCGGACGAGGAGTCCTGGTAGCTCAGCACGTTTTCAATGTTCACCTCCACTTCATCCGACCTGTCGCAAGTAGCGAGGGAAGGGCTGCTGTTGCTCAGAACTCGTGATTCTATGGTTAGTTTCGGTACAAATACTTCCGATTTGGGTCGTATTCTGACATGGTCAGGGGGTTTCGTTTTACGAGAGAGGTTGGGAGTTTGTGCGCGTTTCTCTTTGGGGAAAACGCGCTGTATTCTTTCTTCGACGAGTGATATGCTTCGCTTGTAGACGACGGTGTCTTGCGGGAGATGGTCGCGAGGACAGCCGTCGATGGCGTCCCGCGACTCGGTGTCGGAGTTATCACATCGGAAGTAGATGGTGTCGCAGCCGTTCTCCTGCTTGACCTTGATGAGGCAGCAGTCGTCTTCCTTCTCGCAGAGTATCTCGTGCAGGGAGCCGTGCAGCGGTATCAGTTTCACTTTACCGCCGAAGTTCTCCTGCATTGTTGATAGGTCGTCGTCTATGTACAAGTCCTCGGTGCTTTTAGCTTCCTGTTGacaatgaataaaatgttaataaaaataacaccgCCGTAAAACATAAAGAAATTATTCTTAGCCCAGTTCTCACCTGTAAAGCATTGAAAGCCTGGCACCTCTTCAGAGCGTTGA contains:
- the LOC118273932 gene encoding aldehyde dehydrogenase, mitochondrial, which translates into the protein MLRQISRNIQQKARFATAVPAPQTKPEILYTGLFINNEWVKSSDGKTFKTENPATGQAIADVQQAGKADVDIAVKAAKDAFKLGSPWRKMDAAQRGYLLSKLADLVERDRNYLASLETLDNGKPYTAAYYGDVQMVINNLRYYAGWADKSHGLVLPMDGNYFAYTRHEPVGVCGQIIPWNFPLLMASWKLGPALAAGCTVVMKPAEQTPLTALYLAQLVKEAGFPEGVVNMLPGYGDAGAALVDHPDIDKIAFTGSTEVGKLIQRNSAGTVKRITLELGGKSPNIIFADTDLERAVEVAHFALFFNMGQCCCAGSRTFVEDKIYDKFVEMAAERAKKRVVGDPFKPETEQGPQIDAEQQNRILSLIESGKKQGAKLVAGGGRGSDTGYFVQPTVFSDVKDHMDIATTEIFGPVQQILKFSQLDEVVERANNSEYGLAAAVFTQDIDKANYVVQRLRAGTVWVNDYNVLSNQVPFGGYKQSGIGRENGPYGINNYTEVKAVITKLKEKTT